In Leisingera sp. NJS204, the following are encoded in one genomic region:
- a CDS encoding LysR family transcriptional regulator: MSSPVSPSSSLPPLTWLRAFEASARHLSFTRAAGELNLTQSAISQHVRSLETFLGRELFIRKTRALELSEAGANYTPIVREAFDLIAAGTQAFTGGDQGRHLVLQCNMAFSVFWLSPRLPRLYEKFPWLVLNIVTPIWDPERHAANAGTEIRFGRPADMSAAAVRLTRDRFYPVCAPGYQDGKVDFETGTLLDCGGVTGSWGAWFKSQGRMFERNHEINLASTYVIAMTAAVNGAGISMSHDTLAGGLLESGQLVKPSGHSAELLENYFLMPPPSHASTPATRAFLEWLEGELPPV; encoded by the coding sequence GTGTCTTCTCCTGTCTCACCCTCTTCTTCGCTGCCCCCGCTCACTTGGCTGCGCGCATTTGAGGCCAGCGCGCGGCATCTGTCCTTCACCCGTGCCGCAGGTGAGCTGAACCTGACGCAATCGGCAATCAGCCAGCATGTGCGCAGCCTGGAGACCTTTCTGGGCCGCGAGCTGTTCATCCGCAAAACCCGCGCGCTGGAACTTTCCGAAGCCGGCGCCAATTACACGCCCATCGTGCGCGAGGCCTTTGACCTGATTGCAGCCGGAACGCAGGCTTTCACCGGCGGCGATCAGGGGCGGCACTTGGTTTTGCAGTGCAATATGGCCTTTTCGGTGTTCTGGCTGTCCCCCCGCCTGCCTCGTCTGTACGAAAAGTTCCCCTGGCTGGTACTGAACATCGTGACCCCGATCTGGGATCCCGAACGTCATGCCGCCAATGCAGGCACCGAGATCCGTTTTGGCCGTCCTGCCGACATGTCCGCCGCCGCCGTCCGGCTGACGCGGGACCGGTTCTACCCTGTCTGCGCGCCGGGTTATCAGGACGGAAAAGTTGATTTCGAAACCGGGACCCTGCTGGATTGCGGCGGTGTGACAGGCTCTTGGGGGGCGTGGTTCAAGTCGCAAGGGCGCATGTTTGAACGCAATCACGAGATCAATCTGGCCTCCACCTACGTGATCGCCATGACAGCGGCGGTGAATGGCGCCGGTATCTCCATGTCGCACGACACGCTGGCCGGCGGGCTGCTGGAAAGCGGCCAATTGGTCAAACCCAGCGGGCATTCAGCGGAATTGCTGGAGAACTATTTCCTGATGCCGCCCCCCAGCCATGCCAGCACTCCGGCGACGCGGGCGTTTCTGGAGTGGCTGGAGGGTGAACTGCCTCCTGTATAG
- a CDS encoding class II aldolase and adducin N-terminal domain-containing protein — MNKQADLSPNLTHWQERVDMAAAFRWTAKLDMHEAVANHFSLAVSEDGSQFLMNPNQVHFARVKASDLLLLDANDPKTMDRPDAPDPTAWGLHGSIHRLCPHARCVMHVHSIHATVLACLADSTLPPIDQNTATFYNRYVIDNGFGGLAFDDEGARCASMLTDPKVKTMIMGNHGVLIIGDSAADTFNRLYYFERAAETYIRALQTGQKLRVLSDEVAEKTAQELEDYPDQAERHLAELKAILDDEGSNYAS; from the coding sequence ATGAACAAGCAAGCGGATCTCAGCCCGAACCTCACCCATTGGCAGGAGCGCGTCGATATGGCTGCTGCGTTCCGCTGGACGGCCAAGCTGGACATGCATGAGGCGGTGGCCAACCACTTCAGCCTGGCGGTGAGCGAGGACGGCAGCCAGTTTCTGATGAACCCCAATCAGGTGCATTTTGCCCGGGTCAAAGCCTCGGATCTGTTGCTGCTGGATGCCAATGACCCCAAGACGATGGACCGCCCCGATGCGCCGGACCCGACCGCCTGGGGGCTGCACGGCTCGATCCACCGCCTGTGTCCCCATGCGCGCTGCGTGATGCACGTGCATTCGATCCACGCCACTGTGCTGGCCTGCCTGGCCGACAGCACCCTGCCGCCGATCGACCAGAACACAGCAACCTTCTACAACCGCTATGTGATAGACAACGGCTTTGGCGGCTTGGCGTTTGACGACGAGGGCGCGCGCTGCGCGTCGATGCTGACCGACCCCAAGGTCAAGACCATGATCATGGGCAACCACGGGGTGCTGATCATTGGGGACAGTGCCGCGGACACTTTCAACCGGCTCTATTATTTCGAGCGTGCCGCAGAGACCTATATCCGGGCGCTGCAAACCGGCCAGAAACTGCGGGTGCTGAGCGATGAAGTCGCCGAGAAAACTGCGCAGGAGCTGGAGGATTACCCCGACCAGGCCGAACGCCACCTGGCCGAGTTGAAAGCGATCCTCGACGACGAAGGCTCCAATTACGCGAGCTAA
- a CDS encoding fatty acid desaturase — translation MPDYIPTNAASSGVKLDKKTLKSIAARSDKPGLIYIAQWVAFLSATGALVWATLGTLWVWPAMLLHGIFLTVPAYSFSHETAHGTAFRSRWLNEAVLWVTSFLYMEEPLHRRYTHTNHHTHTWWVGKDSQMPFDTPMGFGGWLAEISGFALLRFHMQVFVCLAAGRYTDTMKMVTPEGGFAKMTRNARIMLMIYALIAAAPFFGIWWVVWFLVIPRILGAPVMLLFTLIQHVELQENSPSILESTRSFRSNRLAEFLYMKMNNHVEHHLYPQVPFHALPKLAEALQDQLPQPDPGFCKTNLEVMSVVLRRSLGRQTKAASIRQAPHMITGGGPVERVAQRTM, via the coding sequence ATGCCGGATTACATCCCCACAAATGCCGCGTCTTCCGGGGTGAAACTCGACAAGAAAACGCTGAAATCCATCGCTGCCCGCAGCGATAAGCCCGGCCTGATCTATATCGCTCAATGGGTTGCTTTTCTGTCGGCCACCGGCGCGCTGGTCTGGGCAACGCTCGGCACGCTCTGGGTCTGGCCCGCAATGCTGCTGCACGGCATCTTCCTGACCGTGCCGGCCTATTCCTTCAGCCATGAAACCGCGCACGGCACCGCCTTCCGCAGCCGCTGGCTGAACGAGGCAGTGCTGTGGGTCACCTCGTTCCTCTACATGGAGGAGCCGCTGCACCGCCGCTACACCCACACCAACCACCACACCCATACCTGGTGGGTGGGCAAAGACAGCCAGATGCCGTTCGACACGCCGATGGGCTTTGGCGGCTGGCTGGCCGAGATCAGCGGCTTTGCCCTGCTGCGCTTCCACATGCAGGTGTTCGTGTGTCTGGCAGCGGGCCGCTACACCGACACGATGAAGATGGTCACGCCCGAAGGCGGGTTTGCCAAGATGACCCGCAACGCGCGCATTATGCTGATGATCTATGCGCTGATCGCCGCAGCGCCGTTTTTTGGCATCTGGTGGGTGGTCTGGTTCCTGGTGATCCCGCGCATCCTGGGGGCTCCCGTCATGCTGCTGTTCACCCTGATCCAGCACGTGGAGCTGCAGGAGAATTCGCCATCGATACTGGAGAGCACCCGGTCGTTCCGCAGCAACCGGCTGGCTGAATTCCTCTATATGAAGATGAACAACCACGTCGAACACCATCTGTATCCGCAGGTGCCGTTCCACGCGCTGCCCAAACTGGCCGAGGCGTTGCAGGATCAGCTGCCGCAGCCGGATCCGGGCTTCTGCAAGACCAATCTTGAGGTGATGTCGGTGGTGCTGCGCCGCTCACTGGGGCGCCAGACCAAGGCCGCCAGCATCCGCCAGGCGCCGCATATGATCACCGGGGGCGGCCCGGTGGAACGTGTCGCGCAGCGGACAATGTGA
- a CDS encoding non-heme iron oxygenase ferredoxin subunit produces MSQWIDACATDDIDEEDLISWQHGGKSYAIYNTKKGFFASDLICTHEEQSLEDGLVIDCVIECPLHGGRFDICTGKALSAPVHKDLNTYPVRVEGGRVFVETG; encoded by the coding sequence ATGAGCCAATGGATAGACGCCTGCGCCACCGATGACATCGACGAGGAAGACCTGATCTCCTGGCAGCATGGCGGCAAATCATACGCGATCTACAACACCAAAAAGGGGTTCTTTGCCTCGGATCTGATCTGCACCCATGAAGAGCAGAGCCTGGAGGACGGGCTGGTGATTGATTGCGTCATCGAATGCCCGCTGCATGGCGGCCGGTTTGATATCTGCACCGGCAAGGCGTTGTCGGCACCGGTGCATAAAGATCTTAATACCTATCCTGTCAGGGTCGAGGGCGGCCGGGTGTTTGTGGAAACCGGCTGA
- a CDS encoding alpha/beta fold hydrolase, protein MLNTITHGTATNKTPLLIAHGLYGSARNWGVIAKRLSDERLVVAADMRNHGDSPRTESHSYPELAEDLAEVIAAHGGRMDVIGHSMGGKAAMTLALNHPDAVHRLVVADIAPVAYGHTQIQYIHAMRTVDLETVARRPEAAAQLAEAGVEPALQSFFTQSLDIPNKRWKLNLDTLADQMPDIMSFPDTDAAWEGPALFLSGAESDYVLPEHRDEIRARFPAARFAKLPGAGHWLHAEKPREFEAAARVFLNA, encoded by the coding sequence ATGCTGAACACGATCACACATGGCACCGCCACAAACAAAACCCCGCTGCTGATTGCCCACGGTCTTTACGGCTCGGCCCGGAACTGGGGTGTTATTGCCAAACGCCTGTCGGATGAGCGGCTGGTGGTTGCGGCGGATATGCGCAACCACGGCGACAGCCCGCGGACCGAAAGCCACAGCTATCCTGAACTGGCCGAAGACCTGGCCGAAGTGATTGCCGCGCATGGCGGCAGGATGGATGTGATCGGACATTCAATGGGCGGCAAGGCGGCAATGACGCTGGCTCTTAACCACCCTGATGCGGTACACCGCCTGGTGGTTGCCGACATCGCGCCGGTTGCCTATGGCCATACCCAGATTCAATACATCCACGCCATGCGCACGGTCGACCTGGAGACAGTTGCGCGCCGCCCGGAGGCCGCGGCGCAACTGGCCGAGGCAGGGGTGGAACCTGCACTGCAAAGCTTTTTCACCCAATCGCTGGATATTCCGAACAAGCGCTGGAAACTGAACCTGGACACGCTGGCGGATCAGATGCCGGACATCATGTCCTTCCCTGACACGGATGCCGCGTGGGAGGGGCCTGCGCTGTTCCTGTCCGGGGCTGAATCGGACTACGTGCTGCCCGAACACCGCGACGAGATCCGTGCGCGCTTTCCCGCCGCCCGCTTTGCCAAATTGCCCGGTGCGGGCCATTGGCTGCACGCCGAAAAGCCGCGCGAGTTCGAAGCCGCCGCGCGGGTGTTCCTGAACGCCTAG
- a CDS encoding TetR/AcrR family transcriptional regulator: protein MAGKVEARKAALREKLVEAAEIRIARDGAGALRARDLAQDAGCALGAIYNAFDDLNAIIMAVNGRTFRRLGAAVRASVEHAAAEPPASRLILMSNAYLHFAIANTNLWRALFDLQMTAEGPVPGWYLEALEGLFANIARPVGELFPGMGAEETGLMVRALFSSVHGIVLLGLERRISGVPPHQIETMIAQVLNQIGSK, encoded by the coding sequence ATGGCAGGCAAAGTAGAAGCGCGCAAGGCGGCGCTGCGGGAAAAACTGGTGGAAGCGGCAGAGATCCGCATTGCCCGTGACGGGGCAGGGGCGTTGCGCGCCCGTGATCTGGCGCAGGATGCGGGCTGTGCGCTGGGGGCGATCTACAACGCATTCGACGATTTGAACGCCATCATAATGGCGGTGAACGGCCGCACCTTCCGCAGGCTTGGGGCCGCTGTCAGGGCATCGGTGGAACACGCCGCCGCGGAGCCGCCCGCCAGCCGCCTGATCCTGATGAGCAACGCCTACCTGCACTTTGCCATCGCGAACACCAACCTGTGGCGGGCGCTGTTTGATTTGCAGATGACCGCAGAGGGGCCAGTGCCCGGCTGGTATCTGGAGGCGCTGGAGGGGCTCTTTGCCAATATCGCCCGGCCAGTGGGGGAGCTGTTCCCGGGGATGGGCGCAGAGGAGACCGGCCTGATGGTGCGGGCGCTGTTTTCTTCTGTTCATGGCATTGTGCTGTTGGGGCTGGAGCGGCGTATTTCGGGGGTGCCTCCCCATCAGATCGAAACGATGATTGCCCAGGTGCTCAATCAAATCGGCAGTAAGTGA
- a CDS encoding PspA/IM30 family protein: MFATLKTLITGANARAEEQLRETYSIELITQKIREAEGNLKAAKLTLASLIQRQRAELRQIETLQTRVHDLMARAGEALEGGREDLAQSAAQAVAEMENELTVRRQTLDRLDTRILQLRQSVETASRRITDLKQGAIAARATRREQDIQRRLRRHTGGDSPAEEAEALISEVLQRDDPFEQGEILREIDGELNSSSIADDLADAGFGPRSRSTAADVLNRLKAKD; this comes from the coding sequence ATGTTCGCCACTCTGAAGACCCTGATCACCGGTGCCAATGCCCGGGCCGAGGAACAGCTGCGGGAGACCTATTCGATCGAGCTGATCACCCAAAAGATCCGCGAGGCCGAAGGCAATCTGAAGGCGGCCAAGCTGACCTTGGCCAGCCTGATCCAACGCCAGCGCGCTGAGTTGCGCCAGATCGAGACCCTGCAAACCCGTGTGCACGACCTGATGGCACGGGCCGGCGAAGCGCTGGAAGGCGGGCGCGAGGATCTGGCGCAAAGCGCAGCCCAGGCAGTTGCCGAGATGGAGAACGAGCTGACAGTCCGCCGCCAGACCCTGGACCGGCTGGACACAAGGATCTTGCAATTGCGCCAGTCGGTGGAAACCGCCAGCCGCCGCATCACCGACCTGAAGCAGGGCGCCATTGCCGCCCGTGCTACCCGGCGCGAACAGGACATCCAGCGCCGCCTGCGCCGCCACACCGGCGGTGACAGCCCGGCTGAGGAGGCCGAGGCGCTGATCAGCGAAGTCCTGCAGCGCGATGACCCGTTTGAGCAGGGCGAGATCCTGCGTGAAATCGACGGCGAGCTGAACAGCAGCTCCATCGCCGATGATCTGGCGGACGCCGGTTTCGGCCCCCGCAGCCGCAGCACCGCCGCCGATGTGCTGAACCGGCTGAAAGCCAAAGACTGA
- a CDS encoding class I SAM-dependent methyltransferase: MDNGWQASADAWITLMGVSGDFSRQHVLDHPMLNRVRLRPSPRILDVGCGEGRFCRMLAPFAGNVTGLDPTDALLRHAEALSDQRFVKGTAEALPFADASFDIVVSYLTLIDIPDTKRAIAEMTRVLAPGGHLLIANLNSWITASQSKGGGWTRDQDGAANMCIDRYFEEHHHWGEWNGMRIKNWHRPQAFYMQALLNAGLQLTHFDEPMATGGERADSYNRAPYLYLMEWQKPAG; the protein is encoded by the coding sequence ATGGACAATGGATGGCAGGCCTCTGCTGACGCCTGGATCACACTGATGGGGGTAAGCGGCGACTTCAGCCGGCAACATGTTCTGGATCACCCGATGCTGAACCGTGTGCGTCTCCGGCCAAGCCCGCGCATTCTCGACGTGGGGTGCGGCGAGGGCCGGTTTTGCCGGATGCTCGCGCCCTTCGCAGGAAACGTAACCGGGTTGGATCCGACAGATGCCCTCCTCCGGCATGCGGAAGCCCTGTCTGATCAGAGGTTTGTAAAAGGTACTGCAGAAGCTCTGCCATTTGCAGACGCCAGTTTCGACATCGTAGTCAGCTATTTGACACTGATCGACATTCCAGACACGAAACGTGCAATCGCCGAGATGACGCGGGTGCTGGCGCCGGGAGGTCATCTGCTGATTGCCAACCTCAACAGCTGGATCACAGCCTCGCAATCCAAAGGCGGAGGCTGGACACGTGATCAGGACGGCGCGGCGAATATGTGCATCGACCGCTATTTCGAAGAACACCACCATTGGGGCGAATGGAATGGGATGCGGATAAAGAACTGGCACCGGCCGCAGGCGTTCTACATGCAAGCATTGCTGAACGCAGGGCTGCAGCTGACCCATTTTGACGAACCCATGGCGACGGGCGGCGAGCGGGCGGACAGCTACAACCGGGCTCCCTATCTCTACCTGATGGAGTGGCAAAAGCCGGCTGGCTGA
- the glyA gene encoding serine hydroxymethyltransferase — protein MTEATRDPGFFTQTLSERDPELYASITAELGRQRDEIELIASENIVSAAVMEAQGSVLTNKYAEGYPGRRYYGGCQYVDVAENLAIDRAKALFGCEFANVQPNSGSQANQGVFQALIQPGDTILGMDLASGGHLTHGARPNQSGKWFNAVHYGVRESDNLIDYDQIQALATEHQPKLIIAGGSAIPRQIDFAKFREIADSVGAYFMVDMAHIAGLIAAGEHPSPFPHAHVATTTTHKTLRGPRGGMIVTNDEAIAKKVNSAIFPGIQGGPLMHVIAGKAAAFGEALKPEFKTYQKQVKANAAALADQLIQGGLDIVTGGTDTHVMLVDLRPKGVTGNIADKALGRAHITTNKNGIPFDPEKPTVTSGLRLGTPAGTTRGFGEAEFRQIADLIIEVIDGLAANGEDGNADVEAAVRAKVADLCARFPLYPNL, from the coding sequence ATGACTGAAGCGACCCGTGACCCCGGCTTTTTCACCCAAACCCTCTCCGAGCGCGACCCTGAGCTTTATGCGTCGATCACCGCCGAGCTGGGCCGCCAGCGCGACGAGATCGAGCTGATTGCCTCCGAGAACATCGTCTCGGCGGCGGTGATGGAAGCGCAAGGCTCTGTGCTGACCAACAAATATGCCGAAGGCTATCCGGGGCGCCGGTATTACGGCGGCTGCCAGTATGTGGACGTGGCTGAAAACCTGGCCATCGACCGCGCCAAGGCACTGTTCGGCTGTGAGTTTGCCAATGTGCAGCCGAACTCCGGCAGCCAGGCCAACCAGGGCGTGTTCCAGGCGCTGATCCAGCCCGGCGATACCATCCTCGGCATGGATCTGGCCTCCGGTGGCCACCTGACCCATGGCGCGCGTCCCAACCAGTCGGGCAAGTGGTTCAACGCGGTGCATTACGGCGTGCGCGAAAGCGACAACCTGATCGACTACGACCAGATCCAGGCGCTGGCCACCGAGCACCAGCCCAAGCTGATCATCGCCGGCGGCTCCGCCATCCCGCGCCAGATCGACTTTGCCAAGTTCCGTGAAATCGCCGACAGCGTCGGCGCCTATTTCATGGTCGACATGGCCCATATCGCGGGCCTGATCGCCGCCGGTGAGCACCCCTCGCCGTTCCCGCATGCGCATGTGGCCACCACCACCACCCATAAAACCCTGCGCGGCCCGCGCGGCGGCATGATCGTGACCAATGACGAGGCGATTGCCAAGAAAGTGAACTCGGCTATTTTCCCCGGCATCCAGGGCGGCCCGCTGATGCATGTGATCGCAGGCAAGGCGGCGGCCTTTGGCGAGGCGCTGAAGCCTGAGTTCAAGACCTACCAGAAGCAGGTCAAGGCAAACGCGGCGGCGCTGGCAGACCAGCTGATCCAGGGCGGGCTGGACATCGTCACCGGCGGCACCGATACCCATGTGATGCTGGTCGATCTGCGTCCCAAAGGCGTGACCGGCAACATCGCCGACAAGGCGCTGGGGCGGGCCCATATCACCACCAACAAGAACGGCATCCCGTTCGACCCGGAAAAGCCCACCGTGACCTCGGGCCTGCGCCTCGGGACCCCGGCCGGCACCACCCGCGGCTTCGGCGAAGCTGAGTTCCGCCAGATCGCCGATCTGATCATCGAGGTGATCGACGGGCTGGCCGCCAACGGTGAAGACGGCAATGCGGATGTGGAAGCGGCGGTGCGCGCCAAGGTCGCGGATCTCTGCGCCAGATTCCCGCTGTACCCGAACCTGTAA
- a CDS encoding NAD kinase has translation MSLRIAFLASEAEIAQQALGTLRNRYGHVPPAEAGIVVALGGDGFMLRTLLAMVDHPAPVYGMNRGTVGFLMNEYREDGLIERLEEAVQEIINPLSMTAMDRRGAVHKALAINEVSLLRAGPQAARLRVSVDGRVRMDELVCDGALVSTPAGSTAYNYSAHGPILPIGADVLALTAIAAFRPRRWRGALLPSNAMVRFDVLEAGKRPVMADADSNSVADIDWVEIRTDPQIRHKILFDPGHGLEERLISEQFT, from the coding sequence ATGAGTTTGAGAATCGCCTTTCTGGCCAGTGAGGCCGAAATTGCGCAACAGGCCCTGGGCACTCTGCGTAACAGATACGGGCATGTGCCGCCCGCCGAAGCCGGTATTGTTGTGGCCCTGGGCGGTGACGGTTTCATGCTGCGCACATTGCTTGCGATGGTGGATCATCCGGCGCCGGTTTACGGGATGAACCGCGGCACCGTTGGCTTTCTGATGAATGAGTACCGTGAAGACGGGCTGATCGAGCGGCTTGAAGAAGCCGTGCAGGAAATCATCAATCCGCTGTCGATGACCGCAATGGACCGCCGCGGCGCGGTGCATAAGGCGCTGGCCATCAACGAAGTGTCTCTGCTGCGGGCAGGACCGCAGGCGGCACGGCTCAGAGTATCCGTGGACGGGCGCGTGCGGATGGACGAACTGGTCTGCGATGGCGCCTTGGTCTCCACCCCTGCGGGCTCCACTGCCTATAATTATTCTGCCCATGGCCCGATCCTGCCGATCGGGGCGGATGTGCTGGCGCTGACGGCGATTGCCGCTTTCCGGCCGCGGCGCTGGCGCGGAGCGCTTTTGCCTAGCAACGCTATGGTGCGCTTTGATGTGCTGGAGGCCGGCAAACGCCCGGTGATGGCTGACGCGGATTCGAATTCGGTGGCCGATATTGATTGGGTCGAGATCCGCACTGATCCGCAAATACGCCATAAAATCCTGTTCGATCCGGGTCATGGCCTGGAAGAAAGGCTTATATCCGAGCAGTTTACGTAA
- a CDS encoding amidase family protein, translating into MTKPDLWRLSATELTKRTRTGDLSAEDAVQASIDRMNAVNPALNAVVEDLSAEALERARALDTERAGGAVPGPLHGVPVTIKINVDQTGHATSNGVPALKDLIAPADAPVVENLQKAGAVVIGRTNTPEFSFRADTDNPLHGRTYNPWGRHISPGGSSGGAGAAVMAGIGALAHGNDIGGSLRFPAAANGAVTVKPGLGRVPAWNPSQSAERGLLAQLMSVQGLIARSAEDLHLSMPSLIAADPRDPFHVPVPWFGKAVSGPVKVAFTKNTHGYDLHPEVEAALDFARSALTDAGYLVEEAEPPNVFEAGRNGYRALMGEVHALMKDDVDAAGSQTVRDIFAVYFQEFPPFAGDELLRMMAARTHYARQWSLFMEEYPLVLSPFLPQPFFKPDRDTEGAEGVHEVLGCAVYSYAMNFLGLPAASVPARLAQLPKGPQPINVQIAARRWREDLAVDACAAIEARAGRMCLPLWDQIQAGGSA; encoded by the coding sequence ATGACAAAACCGGATCTATGGCGCCTGAGTGCAACGGAACTGACAAAACGGACCCGCACCGGAGACCTGAGCGCCGAAGATGCCGTGCAAGCCTCCATTGACCGGATGAACGCGGTGAACCCGGCGCTGAATGCCGTGGTTGAAGACCTGAGCGCCGAGGCACTGGAGCGCGCCCGCGCGCTCGACACGGAACGCGCAGGCGGTGCTGTTCCCGGCCCGCTGCATGGCGTGCCGGTCACCATCAAGATCAACGTGGATCAAACGGGCCATGCCACCTCCAACGGCGTCCCGGCGCTGAAGGATTTGATAGCGCCTGCAGACGCCCCGGTGGTGGAAAACCTGCAAAAGGCCGGGGCGGTGGTGATCGGGCGGACAAATACGCCGGAGTTTTCCTTCCGGGCCGATACCGACAATCCGCTGCATGGCCGCACCTATAACCCTTGGGGGCGGCATATCTCGCCGGGCGGCTCCTCCGGCGGCGCAGGGGCTGCGGTGATGGCCGGGATCGGCGCGCTGGCGCATGGCAATGACATAGGCGGATCCTTGCGCTTTCCAGCGGCCGCCAATGGCGCGGTAACAGTGAAGCCTGGCCTGGGCCGGGTGCCGGCCTGGAACCCCAGCCAATCCGCCGAACGCGGGCTGCTGGCGCAGCTGATGTCAGTGCAAGGGCTGATTGCCCGTTCGGCAGAAGACCTGCATCTGTCAATGCCCTCCCTGATTGCCGCAGACCCGCGCGACCCCTTCCATGTGCCGGTACCGTGGTTTGGCAAAGCGGTGAGCGGCCCGGTCAAGGTCGCATTCACCAAGAACACCCATGGCTATGATCTGCACCCCGAAGTCGAGGCCGCGCTGGATTTTGCCCGCTCGGCGCTGACCGACGCAGGCTATTTGGTGGAGGAAGCGGAACCGCCCAATGTGTTCGAGGCCGGGCGCAACGGTTACCGCGCATTGATGGGCGAGGTCCATGCGCTGATGAAGGATGACGTGGACGCGGCAGGCTCCCAGACCGTGCGCGACATCTTTGCCGTATATTTCCAGGAGTTCCCGCCCTTTGCCGGCGATGAGCTGCTGCGAATGATGGCCGCGCGCACCCATTACGCGCGGCAATGGTCCCTGTTCATGGAAGAATACCCGCTGGTCTTGTCGCCGTTCCTGCCGCAGCCCTTTTTCAAGCCGGACCGCGACACCGAAGGCGCCGAAGGCGTGCATGAGGTGCTCGGCTGCGCAGTTTATTCCTATGCGATGAACTTCCTCGGCCTGCCTGCCGCCTCGGTCCCCGCCCGGCTGGCGCAGCTGCCCAAGGGGCCGCAGCCGATCAATGTGCAGATCGCCGCCCGCCGCTGGCGCGAGGATCTGGCAGTGGACGCCTGCGCCGCGATTGAAGCCCGCGCAGGCCGCATGTGCCTGCCGCTGTGGGACCAGATACAGGCGGGCGGAAGCGCCTGA